One window from the genome of Gambusia affinis linkage group LG14, SWU_Gaff_1.0, whole genome shotgun sequence encodes:
- the srd5a1 gene encoding 3-oxo-5-alpha-steroid 4-dehydrogenase 1 isoform X2, translating to MDVFLSWLFSSEEQELYILDCMAYFMDFMAACTFVSLLFQNVPYGSSSLLCSSATTFKGGKATPFASFALAFVFCMYNGYMQVRYLSHYAEYPADWVTHPRFITGSALWLIGWLVNIHSDHILRNLRKPGETGYKIPRGGIFEFVSGANFLGEITEWAGFALAGRSAHSAAFSVFTTVVLANRAVAHHKWYLAKFEDYPKSRKALIPLVF from the exons ATGGACGTCTTCCTGTCCTGGCTGTTCTCCTCGGAGGAACAGGAGCTGTATATTTTGGACTGCATGGCTTACTTTATGGATTTCATGGCAGCCTGCACATTCGTTAGTTTACTTTTCCAAAACGTCCCATACGGAAG CTCCTCATTGCTATGTTCTTCTGCCACTACGTTCAAAG GGGGTAAAGCGACACCATTCGCCTCATTCGCCCTGGCCTTTGTCTTCTGCATGTACAATGGCTACATGCAGGTTCGATACCTGAGTCACTATGCAGAGTACCCAGCAGACTGGGTTACACATCCACGCTTCATCACAG GTTCTGCACTTTGGCTGATCGGCTGGCTGGTGAACATCCACTCTGACCACATCCTGAGGAACCTGAGGAAACCTGGCGAGACGGGTTACAAGATTCCGAGAG GCGGAATATTTGAGTTCGTGTCCGGAGCCAACTTCTTGGGAGAGATAACCGAGTGGGCCGGCTTCGCTCTGGCGGGCCGCTCGGCTCACAGTGCAGCCTTCTCCGTCTTCACCACAGTGGTCCTCGCCAACAGGGCTGTGGCCCACCACAA ATGGTACCTCGCTAAGTTTGAAGACTATCCCAAAAGCAGGAAGGCACTGATTCCCTTGGTGTTCTAG
- the srd5a1 gene encoding 3-oxo-5-alpha-steroid 4-dehydrogenase 1 isoform X1 produces MDVFLSWLFSSEEQELYILDCMAYFMDFMAACTFVSLLFQNVPYGRYASSKYGFPVNVKFAWFIQELPSLLLPLCLVFWTSSSKTSLLPNQLLIAMFFCHYVQRTLIYPFLIRGGKATPFASFALAFVFCMYNGYMQVRYLSHYAEYPADWVTHPRFITGSALWLIGWLVNIHSDHILRNLRKPGETGYKIPRGGIFEFVSGANFLGEITEWAGFALAGRSAHSAAFSVFTTVVLANRAVAHHKWYLAKFEDYPKSRKALIPLVF; encoded by the exons ATGGACGTCTTCCTGTCCTGGCTGTTCTCCTCGGAGGAACAGGAGCTGTATATTTTGGACTGCATGGCTTACTTTATGGATTTCATGGCAGCCTGCACATTCGTTAGTTTACTTTTCCAAAACGTCCCATACGGAAGGTATGCTTCGAGCAAATATGGGTTTCCTGTTAATGTGAAGTTTGCCTGGTTCATTCAGGAGCTGCCCTCCTTATTGTTGCCTCtatgtttggtgttttggaCATCTTCCTCTAAAACGTCTCTATTACCCAATCAGCTCCTCATTGCTATGTTCTTCTGCCACTACGTTCAAAG aacccttatttatccatttttaaTTCGAGGGGGTAAAGCGACACCATTCGCCTCATTCGCCCTGGCCTTTGTCTTCTGCATGTACAATGGCTACATGCAGGTTCGATACCTGAGTCACTATGCAGAGTACCCAGCAGACTGGGTTACACATCCACGCTTCATCACAG GTTCTGCACTTTGGCTGATCGGCTGGCTGGTGAACATCCACTCTGACCACATCCTGAGGAACCTGAGGAAACCTGGCGAGACGGGTTACAAGATTCCGAGAG GCGGAATATTTGAGTTCGTGTCCGGAGCCAACTTCTTGGGAGAGATAACCGAGTGGGCCGGCTTCGCTCTGGCGGGCCGCTCGGCTCACAGTGCAGCCTTCTCCGTCTTCACCACAGTGGTCCTCGCCAACAGGGCTGTGGCCCACCACAA ATGGTACCTCGCTAAGTTTGAAGACTATCCCAAAAGCAGGAAGGCACTGATTCCCTTGGTGTTCTAG
- the nsun2 gene encoding RNA cytosine C(5)-methyltransferase NSUN2 has protein sequence MGKRSRQRQKNQNASRDDRDNAGWGAGYADIIKENKLFEDYYKEQGLIPEGEFDQFMEAMREPLPATIRITGYKSHAKEILHCLKEKYFKDIQELEIDSQKIEAPQPLSWYPDEQAWHTNMSRKLIRKSPLLEKFHQFLVSETESGNISRQEAVSMIPPLLLKIESHHKILDMCAAPGSKTAQLIEMLHSDMDVPFPEGFVIANDVDNKRCYLLVHQAKRLNSPCIMVVNHDASCIPTLQIDADGGKDILFYDRVLCDVPCSGDGTMRKNIDVWKKWTTSNSLHLHGLQLRIAVRGVEQLAVGGRMVYSTCSLNPIEDEAVIAALLEKSEGALELADASADLPGLKWMPGVTSWKLMTKEGQWFSDWSEVPSSRHTQIRPTMFPPKDPEKLAGLHLERCMRILPHHQNTGGFFVAVLVKKAPMPWNKRHPKLRKSAPTQTGGSLAADVPRLLPEGSAEEMEDGGPGGRGGGESEPAGAPLAQEAAGKQDAVCGPPPSKKLRVFGYKEDPFVFLTEDDPVFTTIQSFYDLSPDFPKLNVLTRTHEGKKRHLYMVSKELRNVLLNNGERMKVINTGVKVWSRNSDGEEFGCAFRLAQEGIYTLQPYIRSRIIRVSVEDIKVLLTQENPFLSKLEDDAHAQAKRTGMGSIVLKYIPNPNDPSEPQCPIQLCGWRGKTSVRAFVPRNERFHYLRLLGVEVFREKQGLGQRSRDGAKEEAAAEKERELENGDGNGSLEPNTEGGNEEQQRLKDTKGAVAD, from the exons ATGGGGAAAAGAAGCCGACAGAGGCAGAAAAACCAGAATGCTAGCAGAGACGACAGAGACAACGCT GGCTGGGGAGCAGGCTATGCGGACATCATCAAGGAGAACAAGCTGTTTGAGGACTACTACAAGGAACAAGGCCTGATCCCAGAGGGAGAGTTTGACCAGTTCATGGAGGCCATGAGGGAGCCGCTGCCCGCAACCATCCGCATCACCGGATACAAGAG TCATGCTAAGGAGATCCTCCACTGTCTGAAGGAAAAGTACTTCAAAGATATTCAGGAGCTGGAAATCGACAGCCAGAAGATTGAAGCCCCACAGCCTCTCAGCTG GTATCCCGATGAGCAGGCCTGGCACACCAACATGAGCAGGAAGCTCATTAGGAAGTCTCCCCTGCTGGAGAAGTTTCATCAGTTCCTGGTCAGCGAGACAGAatct GGGAACAtcagcagacaggaagctgtCAGCATgatccctcctctcctcctgaaAATCGAGTCCCACCACAAG ATCCTGGACATGTGCGCCGCTCCCGGTTCAAAGACGGCTCAGCTGATCGAGATGCTTCACTCCGACATGGACGTGCCGTTTCCAG AGGGCTTTGTGATTGCCAACGACGTGGACAACAAGCGCTGCTACCTGCTGGTGCACCAGGCCAAGCGCCTCAACAGTCCGTGCATCATGGTGGTGAACCACGACGCCTCCTGCATCCCCACGCTGCAGATCGACGCCGACGGCGGGAAGGACATCCTGTTCTACGACAGAGTCCTGTGCGATGTTCCCTGCAG CGGAGACGGAACCATGAGGAAGAACATAGACGTGTGGAAGAAATGGACGACCAGCAACAGCCTGCACCTCCACGG gTTGCAGCTGCGCATTGCGGTGCGTGGCGTTGAGCAGCTGGCCGTAGGGGGGAGGATGGTGTACTCCACCTGTTCGCTCAACCCAATAGAGGACGAAGCCGTCATAGCGGCACTGCTGGAGAAGAGTGAAG GAGCGCTGGAGCTGGCTGACGCATCCGCCGACCTGCCAGGACTCAAGTGGATGCCCGGGGTTACTTCCTGGAAG ctgATGACCAAGGAGGGTCAGTGGTTCTCCGATTGGTCCGAGGTTCCGAGCAGCCGCCACACTCAGATCCGTCCCACTATGTTCCCACCCAAAGACCCGGAGAAGCTGGCCGGCCTGCACCTGGAGCGATG CATGAGGATTCTGCCTCATCACCAGAACACCGGAGGCTTCTTTGTGGCCGTGCTGGTGAAGAAAGCCCCCATGCCGTGGAACAAAAGACACCCCAAG CTGAGGAAGAGCGCTCCGACCCAAACCGGAGGCTCGCTGGCAGCAGACGTCCCCCGTCTTCTCCCCGAAGGCTCGGCGGAGGAGATGGAGGACGGCGGCCCAGGAGGGAGAGGAGGCGGGGAGTCGGAACCCGCAGGAGCTCCACTGGCTCAGGAGGCTGCTGGTAAACAAGATGCTGTGTGTGG TCCTCCACCATCTAAAAAGCTGAGGGTGTTTGGCTATAAAGAAGACCCGTTTGTGTTCCTGACTGAAGACGACCCAGTCTTCACCACCATACA ATCGTTCTACGATCTTTCTCCTGACTTCCCCAAGCTCAACGTTCTCACCAGGACGCACGAGGGCAAGAAGAGACACCTGTACATGGTGTCCAAAGAGCTACGCAACGTTCTGCTCAACAACGGCGAGCGCATGaag GTCATCAACACCGGGGTGAAGGTGTGGTCTCGCAACAGCGATGGAGAGGAGTTTGGCTGTGCCTTCAGGCTGGCTCAGGAG GGTATCTACACCCTCCAGCCGTACATTCGCTCCAGGATAATCAGAGTGAGTGTGGAGGACATCAAAGTGCTGCTGACGCAGGAGAACCCCTTCCTCAGCAAGCTGGAGGACGACGCGCACGCTCAGGCCAAGCGAACGG GAATGGGCAGCATAGTGTTGAAGTACATCCCAAACCCGAA CGACCCCTCTGAGCCTCAGTGTCCCATCCAGCTGTGCGGCTGGAGGGGAAAGACGTCCGTCCGAGCCTTCGTCCCCCGCAACGAGCGCTTCCACTACCTGCGATTGCTGGGCGTGGAGGTGTTCAGAGAGAAGCAGGGCCTGGGGCAGAGGAGCAGGGACGGAGCCAaggaggaggcggcggcggaaaaagagagagagttgGAGAACGGCGATGGAAACGGATCACTGGAACCAAACACCGAGGGTGGGAACGAGGAGCAGCAGCGGCTGAAAGATACGAAGGGCGCCGTGGCGGACTGA